Genomic window (Salvelinus namaycush isolate Seneca chromosome 27, SaNama_1.0, whole genome shotgun sequence):
TCTTGAGGTTATTAGGAGTCTGGGCGTTCTTTTCATCCTCTGGTTTCTCGTGTTGCAGTGGAGGAGCCACAGTTTCAATGGGACTGTCTGATGATTCAGTGGCGCACACCTGCCGGACTAGCATTAGTTTCCGTTGCCTAGTCACCTCTGCCATGTTGGAGTTCAGGTAGTTGACGGACCTGCCGTCAGTGAGGCATGCAGCACCATGTTCATCCTTTGCTCGCTTCTGATGTTTTTCCATGGCGATGTCCAAGCTATTGGCAGGGGAGAGCATTCTCTTGCTTGAGGCAATGGGCTCCTGTTGTGGACAGAGGGTCACAGCTGCCATTTTCTGGGTGCAGTGTAAGGAGCCCAGGGAGGGAGCTATTTGAGTTTCACCAAAATGGTTCTGGGTATTGGAAACTAAACTGTGTTTTACTTGAAGGCCAGCAGATGCTGGAGGCCTGTCCTTGTTCATATCTGGTACAGTCTTTGTGTCTGTATTTACAACATGAAGGTTGTAGAGGCTGCCTTTACTGGCCACAGAGGGGGAAGGATGTATCAGCTCATGGGTTATCAGGATCTGTGGTAATTGGGGAGCACCTGGCTGGTTTTGAGAAGGTCGGTTGTTTTGTAGGCCTATAGGCAATATTATCGACTGTGTCTTATTCCCTACAATCTGATGACACGGCTGTGCCACATAGACATTGTGGAGAACATCTGAAGACTTTGACACACTTTGCATCCGGTTGGCAATGGGTATTGTTAAGACAGGCAAGGTTGTCTGAGTACCCTGTGTGGAAGAGTATGTTATGCTTGATCTCAGAGCAGGACACCGCAGTTGGTACTTGGGCACAAAGCTTTTCTTGTCTTGAGAGTCAGCAGACTTGTTCTGAGCATCTTCTTGGCTGATCACGACATTAACTGCAGATTGCTGTTGATTTTGGCATGTCTGAACCCTTGATGTTAGGTGCCAAGGGTGTGGAAGACCATGAACTTGAGGCAGTTGACTTTGGCTGCCCAGGTTAATGCTTTGCACCATTTTTTCGTTGTGTTGCTGGAGAGTTTCTCCAGAATGCAAAATAAAATTTTGGGCAATGGGAGGATTGTTGGCAGTCTGTTGCATCTGTTGAGGCCTCTGCTGAGATATAGAGATTACAGTGGGGAGCCTCTGGACAGCGATGGCATGATTGCCGACATGTTGCTGACTCTCCGGCCCAATCTTTAAAGACATCTGGCGAACCAGTGGCCCCCTTCGCCTTTCAATGAGAGGTACATGCGGAGACGAGGAGGTTTGAGGACTCTTTCGCAGTTCCATTGGTGACATTGACCTGTTGGGTGGCAGAGACCTGCTGGGAGACCCACTGCCACAGTCGAAGGACTTGCTGCGATAGTCGCAAGAGATCTCTACTGAGGGTTGAGTGCAACTGATCTGTTCTGAGGCAGCACGTCTCATCATGCCAGGGACCCCTAGGGTGTTGAAGGCTATTGGTAGCCCTTGAAGATCACAGATTTTGTTGACACATTCTCCTCTGGAGGGGCTCTCGGACCTTAATGGCTCGTCCCAGTCGaaggaggctgatacgctggaaCATCTTGAGAGGCTACTGTCCCTGCTGAGGCTTCGAGACAGTGAGGACTCGAAGCTGGATTCTCCAGAGGAGTGCTCCATCTGAGCCAGACGGATTCTCTTCTTCTTGGGTGGAAGCTTCTCTGTGGGTAGCTTGGACAGGCTCTCGCTCCTCTGGGGCCAGTTGAATGTATCTGCAGCCTTTTCCCCTTGCTCAGTGCTATGACCGTTATGCTCCCGATCAGGTTCCTCTGTGACCAGGATTTCAGGAATGTTGTTTTGGCGAACCAGGCGAGACTGCTGGACAGCAGCACAGCTCTCAGCCACTGCTGCTAATGTGCGGTCAACACGGTTTTCCATCCCTCCCTGGTTGGCACATTTAGGTATGGACATCTTTTCATGGTAGCTCTCTAATGAAAGATTGGCTGTAGCATCTGCCTTAGTTTTTCCTGTTCTATGGCCATCTTTGTCCAGGAAATCAACAGGAGAGGCTCTGTCAATGGATTCAGAGATCTCAAATGAATTGGGCCTGCTTAGAGAGTTGGTATGTCTGATAACTGATGTACCGCTGCCTTGCCTCTGTAGGTCGCCTCTTTCTTTACCAGAGGTGTTAACCTGGGTTTCTCTGATCGGTGACAGTCTTGATTCTGTAACTCCTGCTACTAGCTGAATTTGAGGTATTTGAGGTGGGTTGCTTTTAGGCAGTAGATCAACCATGATAGAGTGCTGAGAAAATGTCTGACCTGAACTGGCTGTTGATAGTTGGCAAGAATCAAAACTAACAGAGCATGGGGGATTGGTGTCAGTTGGTGATTGGTCATCATCGTCACCAACACTCTTCATTTTCCTTCTTTTTCTAATTGATTGCTGTTGGTCCATTATGCCTGAAATACCTGTTGATCTGGGAACTAATGGCTGCTGCATGccacgctgaaaaacatccagcTCAGTCTCTCTGACAGACATCAGCTTGTTTTTCGGACCATGAAGTTCTGAACAATAGAATTTCTTGTGATTTTCAAAGTTTTCTAGTTTTCGGTATCGATTACGACAGGTCTCACACTCATACATTGTGCCTTTGCTCTGCTGAGGCTTTCGGTTTGGGTCTTGTGCATGCTCAAAAGACCTGCTCCTTTGCATTGTCACAGTGGAAACGCTAGAACCATGGTAACCTTCATCCATGGAACGGACTGAGGAAAGGACCTCACTTGTGGAGAAATGTTCCACTGCTACTTGACGTACAAGGGTACGAGAATGTATTGCTGGATTTGGGGTACAGGGAGCAGATGAAAACACATCATCGTTTAAGGAACTCATTTTTTCATCAAAAGACTGGCAGATCCGTAGTATGTGGGGTTGTTGGGTAACGTTTGGTGGGAGACCCGAGTGCCCTGGAGTTGTGGGCATAGAATTACTTCTTGTTATTGGTAAACAGTCCATCGGTGGATACTGATTAGGTACAGACAATAGCAATACTGGCTTAGAGTTTTCTGTGGGGGTGAATGGGGACTTGGGTATGTCTGAGCTGGAACTTGACCTTCTCGCCATTGGTTTAAGGTCAAACTGAAAAGAGTCTTTAAATATATACGATTTGGGGGAGTCTATGCTACCTCTCCTGGAAAGAGAAGTCCTTCTTGGTTTGACACTGTCCAGCTGTTTGTCGTCAACCACTGCCTCATTGTCCGATATTAACTTTGAGATTCGTTCCTCGAGAGAGAGTGCTTTTGTTACTAATGGTGGACGCATTTGTCCTTGCACAACATGTGGCTTCTCCACGGAAGCCACATTCATAACAGTGGCAACCACTGCAGGGAGATTAGGAAGTGCATTTTTGGTGACATCCATGTCTGTTGGTGGGGTGAGCTTTACAAAGGGACTCGGGGGACTCATGGCCTGGTCTGCGCTTTCAGAACGTGAGAAATACCCAGAGTCTGTGCTGCCTAAACTGCGGGGACTAAGCAGACACTTGCCCTGCTGCTGCTGAGAAAAGTCTGTGGCCTGCTGCCTTTGAAGCTGACCATGTCCGCCTCCTGGTGGGGACCTACACTGTTGATCCTCATCCTCACTTCCTGCATCCTGCAGGGGGATTGTGCAATCCACCTCTTTCAAGGACGACAGGACGGTGATGCTGGATCTTAGATGTGCCGTTTGGAAGTCCCTTTGCCTTTGGGCAGTAGCCTGCTCAGGGGTAGAGTCTGCGACTCTTGGACTGTCCGCCCGCTGAGGCGAGACATTAACAGGATAGACGACTACTTTCGGGAGGCCAGCTGTCCCTTTGGACTCGTAGCTCCTCTGACTCGTCGTTGGTTTAAGCGTTTCGAAAACAGCCGATAGGTCCCCTGCATCCCCATGGTTGCCTTGTGTTGTGCCTGCACTCTGCAAACTGCTCTCAGAGAATGCTGCAACACTGCTTTGTGACGAGTCAGGGTCCAGGTCTGCTGTGCTACTTTCCTCGTCACTGTCCCCGCTTTCCTCTACATCTGAATGTGTTCCGGGTGCTTTGTCAGACTCCACGGAGAGGGACCCACTTCCAGAGTCGGAACGTGCCACAAGCCCCAGTTTTATTGCGTGAGCATGGGATTTCTTATGCTTGTACAGATTGCTCTTGGTCTTGAATGAGAAGCCACATGTAACACATGGGTAGGGGCGTTCTCCTGTGTGGGACCTGATGTGCTTGAGGAGCACACTAGGCTTTGCACATGCCCGACTGCAGTATTCACACACATACTTCCCCTGCTTCTTAGGCTTCTGGTGCTTTGGGGAGATGCTACACATCTGTTCAAGACCAAAGTTCACAACTGTGGCCATATGGACTGGGTTGTAACCAGGTGTAACAGGGACTTGAATGGTACTGGGGACACTGGCAGATAGGGACTGGCATGTGTGCACCACCGGCGGCTGGCTCTTGGGTAAGGAATTGGAGCCAGATGGAACAGGTGCATGAGTTTGGGCAGCGGAGGGCCCAGTACTGAAGCTCATTTGTAGAACAGGCTTTTCCCGGTTGCTGAAATACTGTGTAGCATGCTGTGAATTCTGCAAGGGAGTAGCCTGGGTAGAGGCCTGCACGGTGGTGTAGCTCTCTTGTTTATTTACAAAGTAAGTTTGCATATGGCCAGGCTGAGTTTGGAGTCCAAAATGTACAGCTGGCATAGCATTCAATTCACTAATAAACTGGGCAGAAAGAGTTTGACTTGGTTTTCCAACAGATGTGACTGGAAAATGTGTGTTTCTTTCTGCCAAGGAGCTGAAGTCCGGTTCCATAGCCTTGAGCAAGACCTCAAGTGGAGCACTGGTGTGGTAAGTAGATTCACCTTCACATCCAGTTGCGCCGCTCTTACGGTCCTTGAGCTGCTCAGATTCCCCAACACCAGAGGCAGACCCCTCTTTACCACTGACCGGATCAAGAGACTGTGGCTTTGAGGAAGACACTTCCCTCTGCTTCAGCCTATCACTGTCAATGGATGGTGTCACTCCCTCAGAGGATTCAGCAACAGGCTGAAGGTACTCCGTATCTCTGTTCCGGCTTGGTGAGCTGGCAGGGTTTCGAGAGGGGATGTCGGGATTGGAGCAGGAGTTCGCAGCCTCCTTGGACGAGGTACGTTGGAGTGTTGCCACAAAGGTCTTGGACTGCAAGGGCTTCTTCACAGGAGATTTGGGTATTTTCTTCAGCTGGTTCTCTGTCACAACCTTTTTCCTCTTCAGTCCCTTTATGTTATCTGCACTTGTTCGACCACACTCATTGATCCCTGTGAAGCAAACAAAAAGATAAATTAACATTCATGTTGAAATAATATTAAAACCTTACGATAAAGTTTATAGTTtctgcaaaaataaaaaatattcccaTATGCCATGAGGATCTTCACTGAGAATAGACATGATTCACTGCATTGAGATTCACCAACCAGATATAAATCTGGTTTTGGTCTGTGTTAGAAGAAATCACCCTGCCAAATGTGCTACCAAGCATCCGTTTCTTGATCAATTGGAAGTGAAAGTTAGTTACGTCCTCAATGTATGGAATTCCTCTCACATTTTTCTGACAGTTTCATCCAAATAATGTTGTGTCGCAGGCATATTCctagtttattttttatcctggaCAAACTATTCAGAACATGGTAATCAATTAGGGTATTTCACAAAATAAACAAATCATCATCACAGCAACGATTACATAACCAGTTGCATTAAGCATCCGACTTTCTACCAGAAAGATACATGTCTGTACTCTACCTGTGCCATCCGTGTTTTTAAGGCTAGCAGCAAatcactgtctgtgtgtctgtcggtCATTCAGTAAAACCTCTTGTCCTCAACACCAACTCTAGCCAAGCTTTACCGCTCGCTGCCTTTTGTCTCTAACAACTCCACAGATGAGGCTTTGTGTTTTGGGCTCTGGCAGTTCTTCCTCAGCCGTGCTAGCTGTGTGtctgcagggctctggcagttcTTCCTCAGCTGCTCTAGCTGTGTGtctgcagggctctggcagttcTTCCTCAGCTGCTCTAGCTGTGTGTCTGCAGGGCTCTGACAGTTCTTCCTCAGCCGCTCTAGCTGTGTGTCTGCAGGGCTCTGGAAGCTCTCCTCAGCCGTGCTAGCTGTGTGTCTGCAGGGCTCTGGAAGCTCTCCTCAGCCGCTCTAGCTGTGTGTCTGCAGGGCTCTGGAAGCTCTCCTCAGCCGTGCTAGCTGTGTGTCTGCAGGGCTCTGGAAGTTCTCCTCAGCCGCTCTAGCTGTGTGTCTGCAGGGCTCTGGAAGCTCTCCTCAGCCGCGCTAGCTGTGTGTCTGCAGGGCTCTGGAAGCTCTCCTCAGCTGCTCTAGCTGTGTGTCTGCAGGGCTCTGGAAGCTCTCCTCAGCTGCTCTAGCTGTGTGTCTGCAGGGCTCTGGAAGCTCTCCTCAGCTGCTCTAGCTGTGTGTCTGCAGGGCTCTGGAAGCTCTCCTCAGCTGCTCTAGCTGTGTGTCTGCAGGGCTCTGGAAGCTCTCCTCAGCCGCTCTAGCTGTGTGTCTGCAGGGCTCTGGAAGCTCTCCTCAGCCACTCTAGCTGTGTGTCTGCAGGGCTCTGGAAGCTCTCCTCAGCTGCTCTAGCTGTGTGTCTGCAGGGCTCTGGAAGTTCTCCTCGGCCGCTCTAGCTGTGTGTCTCTAGCCACCGAGGCCCACGCATCAATACAGTATGTTTAAAACCCACCCTTTCCTCCCACCCTCTgcctttctttctcgctctctcttcccctcttcgtCTTTCCCACTCTTTTTCAAAATATCCCTTACCATTTTTCCCTTTCATTATGATGTGGTGGATTAGTTGAGGATAGATGAATAAAAGCATATTGATCTCTAATATTTACCTTAATGCAATGGGAATGTAAATACATTACATATGCATacatggccatgtactgttataatctccctccggcacagccagaagaggactggccacccctcagagcctggttcctctctaggtttcttcctaggttcctgcctttctagggagtttttcctagccaccgtgcttctacacctgcattgcttgctgtttggggttttaggctgggtttctgtacagcactttgtgacatcggctgatgtaagaaggtctttataaatacatttgattgacatttGATTGATACATTAAATAGGTAGTGCATGTGTGTTGTTATAGTACGCAGATGTAGTAAGTAATGAGGTCAATCCCTCATTGCACGTAGAGAATCAATGTTACCAGCGCTAATTAGTAGCATGTCATATGAATACATAACATCCAATACAGTCAGGGAAACAACAGGTGTATTTCATTACTACGTTACCACATAACTCAGTCAAATTGCTGTCAGTCTGTTACCCAACAAAATAATCTACTGTTCAAACCGGACACACCCATTGAGGGCTGTCCCAGAACCTCTAAACCTGGCCTTGTGGTCTAAGTGACATACGGTTACCCCGTCATGATTTGATGGCTTTAAGAAAGGTATTTCCCCCATTACCCACAAATGACGTCAAGATTCCTATTAGTCCCTGACATCCTGATATATATTGGCCCTAAGTTACATTTTGTCTTATAAATTAATGAGCTTATAAATCACTTATCTGCACTTGTGATAAATGTGCTTTATTATCACCCATGTTTTAGCTGAAATGAATTATACTGGAATGTCACTGGGAATACTATAATAgtcatatatattattatatacataTCTCCTAATATATAATAACAGAATGGCTGGGAGTTAGAATGCAAGGGGGAAAATGACTGAAAGTCAAGAAAGAACAGTGGCCATTCAGAAATGAAGAAAAGGCGTGTCATAGCGTCCTAGTATAGCAACACATATTGACAGAGTAAAGCTGCTTTTAACAGTGTctttccgggggggggggggttaacctGTGATTGACAGGCCAGGTGACATCATCAGCTGGTGTATTTGGAGAGGGGATTTAGGTATTCTATATATTGTTAGTTCCGAATCCTCTCTCTTCAACACATAACCCCAACCAACCTCATTCAAAAGGGAGAAACAGTCAGAGCAAGCTTATAGCTTAAACAGTCTATAAATAAAAGTTGGGCGTTTCTGAGATTCATGTGAGATGAGGTAAGGAGTGGTTCATCCTAGTTCTCAGGGTATTGTTGAATCAGGTAAGCTGAGGGCTGGGTTCAGAGCTAACCCTGTCCGCCATCACATCATGTCCTTTACAAGAAGTGTTACATCACAGAACACTTCATTAGCAGGTCAGAAAATAGCTCTCTCACAAGGGGCCATTTCCAGCACTGAAAAAGCAGTGCCTTCTGATCTATGGTAAAACCTGGAAGACTAGGCTTTTCTAAAAGTGTATCCTatacagcaccctattccctatatcgtgcactactttcaaccagatccctataggccctggtcaaaagtagtgcactaaaaaagggaatagggtgccatgtggcaTACATCCTGTGTAAGGGGATCAGGGGGATTTAATGGGATAGAGGAAATACCGGAAACCCTCCAAGTCTAGTAATCTCCTTGGCATACTCACACTGAGCTTCCTAGCTAAGGAGCACAGCCTTACAGACTTCAAGGCATGCAGGAGAACATATTTAGACTAAGGCAATGTCCCAAATAGCACACTATTCCCTaaatagcgcactacttttgaccagagtcccatTGGTCCtggtggtcaaaagtagtacactacatagggaatagggtgtcatttggggacATTGGGGATGCACACTATATCCACTAGTTCAAAGAAACTGGACCATAGGACAATCTGACCAGTACATCTCTCTGTTTGTCTACCGTTTGCATAATCCACCCAAGTAAAATGCCTTTGCATTAGTCCGCCTCATGACTACTGTGATTGACCAATTAAAATGTTCGTTGCATTCATAATACAGAAAACAAGAAAACGCTGAATTGACTGACGTCgggtacatacagtgcattgggaaagtattcagaccccatgacttttttcacattttgttacgttacagctttattctaaaatggattaaataaataaaaaaatcctaatcaatctacacagaatatcccataatgacaaagcgatgaggttttttgtaatttttgcaaatgtataaaaaaacaaaaacagaaataccttatttacatagatattcagaccctttgctatgagactcgaaattgagctcaggtccatcctgtttccattgatcatccttgagatgtttctacaacttgattggaatccacctgtggtaaatttaattgattgaacataatttggaaaggcacacacctgtctgtataaggtcccacagttgacagtgcatgtcagagcataaaccaagccatgaggtcgaaggaattgtccgtagagctccgagacaggattgtgtcgaggcacagatttggggaagggtaccaaaaaaaattctgtagcattgaagatccccaagaacacagtgtcctccatcattcttaaatagaagaagtttggaaccaccaagagctggccacccggccaaacagagggaggtgaccaagaacctgatggtaaatttgacagagctccatagttcctctgtggcgataggagaatcttccagaagggcaaccatctctgcagcactccaccaatcaggcctttacagtagagtggccagacagacttcagtaaaaggcacatggacagcccgtttggagattgccaaaaggcacctaaaggaccctcaaaccatgagaaacaagattctatggcctgaatgccaagcttcacgtctggaggaaacctggcaccatccctatggtgaagcatggtggtggcagcatcattctgtggggatatttttcagggGCAgcaactgggagactagtcaggctcgagggaaaggtgaatggagcaaagtacagagagatccttgatgaaaacctgctccagagcagtcaggacctcagactggggcgacggttcaacttccaacaggacaacaaccctaagcacacagccaagacaacacaggagtggctttgggacaagtctctgaatggacttgagtggcccagtcagaacccggacttgaacccgatcgaacatctctggagcgaaatagctgagcagcgacgctccccatccaacctgacagagcttgagaggatctgcagagaagaatgggagaaactccccaaatacaggtgtgccaagcttgtagcgtcatacccaagaagactcgaggctgtaatcgctgccaaaggtgcttcaacaaagtactgagtaaaagggtctgaatacttatgtaaatgtgatatttctgttaaaaaatatattttatacattttcaaacatgtctgaagacctgttttcgcttcgtcattatggggtattgtgtgtagattgatgaggatactttttaaaaatccattttagaataaggctgtaacgtaacaaaatgaggaaaatgggaaggggtctgaatactttctgaatgcactatatgTTCAGTACATTGATGTGCTGCGTGTCATTATAGACTACTGTATATCACATGTTTTTAGGCTACTGTATATCACATGTATTTAGGCTACTGTGTAACACATGTATTTAGGCTACTGTATATCACCTGTATTTAGGCTACTGTGTAACACATGTATTTAGGCTACTGTGTAACACATGTATTTAGGCTACTGTATATCACATGTATTTAGGCTACTGTGTATCACATGTATTTAGGCTACTGTATATCACATGTATTTAGGCTACTGTATATCACATGTATTTAGGCTACTGTGTATCACATGTATTTAGGCTACTGTATATCACATGTATTTAGGCTACTGTGTAACACATGTATTTAGGCTACTGTATATCACATGTATTTAGGCTACTGTGTATCACATGTATTTAGGCTACTGTGTATCACATGTATTTAGGCTGGACTTAGGCTCCCTCAAGGTATAGTTAACATGAGAGGACAAAAGATCTTCTGACTAAAACCAAGCCTTTTACTTGGTTTAGACAACGTCtgaaatgccaccctattccctatgtagtgcactcctttttaccagggcccacagggtccctattccctatgtagtgcactcctttttaACCAGGACCAATAGGATAGTGACTGCTTGAGGAAACGCAGATGGAAAACATCCAGGCAGTTTCTCCATTATGTATGAAATGACTGGACTCCGCAGACACAAAGAACAAATACTTTGTCCTATTAAGAAGTTAAAAAAAGACACTTCCGGTGTTTTCCCACAGAACACCGGCAATTGAAGTGGTACGTAAAACTGGCGCAGTACGTTCTTCATAAAACACGGAGTTACTGTGAGTACAAGAGGAAAATAAATCCCTCTCACATACACTTAGTCTGTTCAAAGTGAAAGCATTCCATTAACAACCTTTGAACGCTACTCAATGATAAGCatataaaaaatatacatatatatatatataactttttctccacaatttcttgatatccaattggtagttacagtcttgtcccatcgctgcaactcccgtacggactcaggagaggcgaaggtggagagccatgtgtcctctgaaacacgaccctgccaaaaCGCACTGCTTcatgacacactgctcacttaacccggaagccagccgcaccaatgtgtcggaggaaacaccatacagctggcgaccgtgtcagcgtgcactgcgcccagcccgccacaggagttgctagagcgtgatgggacgaggacatcccggccggccaaaccctcccttaacccggaagACCCTCACGGgtcaaacccaggtctgtagtgacgcctcaagcactgcgatgcagtgtctaagaccgctgagccacttgggaggcccatTGATAAGGAATATTACCTTTCTGTGCACTGGCTTTGGGATCTTTCAGTTCTTTCTGTGCTTCTTCGATTTTATCTGCAACACAAAAAAAAAGAGAACCGTTGGTTTCCAGCACAGAGAAACAAATCATAGTAACACAAGGCAAATTACCCAGA
Coding sequences:
- the LOC120022101 gene encoding zinc finger protein 40-like isoform X2; protein product: MICFSVLETNGSLFFCVADKIEEAQKELKDPKASAQKGINECGRTSADNIKGLKRKKVVTENQLKKIPKSPVKKPLQSKTFVATLQRTSSKEAANSCSNPDIPSRNPASSPSRNRDTEYLQPVAESSEGVTPSIDSDRLKQREVSSSKPQSLDPVSGKEGSASGVGESEQLKDRKSGATGCEGESTYHTSAPLEVLLKAMEPDFSSLAERNTHFPVTSVGKPSQTLSAQFISELNAMPAVHFGLQTQPGHMQTYFVNKQESYTTVQASTQATPLQNSQHATQYFSNREKPVLQMSFSTGPSAAQTHAPVPSGSNSLPKSQPPVVHTCQSLSASVPSTIQVPVTPGYNPVHMATVVNFGLEQMCSISPKHQKPKKQGKYVCEYCSRACAKPSVLLKHIRSHTGERPYPCVTCGFSFKTKSNLYKHKKSHAHAIKLGLVARSDSGSGSLSVESDKAPGTHSDVEESGDSDEESSTADLDPDSSQSSVAAFSESSLQSAGTTQGNHGDAGDLSAVFETLKPTTSQRSYESKGTAGLPKVVVYPVNVSPQRADSPRVADSTPEQATAQRQRDFQTAHLRSSITVLSSLKEVDCTIPLQDAGSEDEDQQCRSPPGGGHGQLQRQQATDFSQQQQGKCLLSPRSLGSTDSGYFSRSESADQAMSPPSPFVKLTPPTDMDVTKNALPNLPAVVATVMNVASVEKPHVVQGQMRPPLVTKALSLEERISKLISDNEAVVDDKQLDSVKPRRTSLSRRGSIDSPKSYIFKDSFQFDLKPMARRSSSSSDIPKSPFTPTENSKPVLLLSVPNQYPPMDCLPITRSNSMPTTPGHSGLPPNVTQQPHILRICQSFDEKMSSLNDDVFSSAPCTPNPAIHSRTLVRQVAVEHFSTSEVLSSVRSMDEGYHGSSVSTVTMQRSRSFEHAQDPNRKPQQSKGTMYECETCRNRYRKLENFENHKKFYCSELHGPKNKLMSVRETELDVFQRGMQQPLVPRSTGISGIMDQQQSIRKRRKMKSVGDDDDQSPTDTNPPCSVSFDSCQLSTASSGQTFSQHSIMVDLLPKSNPPQIPQIQLVAGVTESRLSPIRETQVNTSGKERGDLQRQGSGTSVIRHTNSLSRPNSFEISESIDRASPVDFLDKDGHRTGKTKADATANLSLESYHEKMSIPKCANQGGMENRVDRTLAAVAESCAAVQQSRLVRQNNIPEILVTEEPDREHNGHSTEQGEKAADTFNWPQRSESLSKLPTEKLPPKKKRIRLAQMEHSSGESSFESSLSRSLSRDSSLSRCSSVSASFDWDEPLRSESPSRGECVNKICDLQGLPIAFNTLGVPGMMRRAASEQISCTQPSVEISCDYRSKSFDCGSGSPSRSLPPNRSMSPMELRKSPQTSSSPHVPLIERRRGPLVRQMSLKIGPESQQHVGNHAIAVQRLPTVISISQQRPQQMQQTANNPPIAQNFILHSGETLQQHNEKMVQSINLGSQSQLPQVHGLPHPWHLTSRVQTCQNQQQSAVNVVISQEDAQNKSADSQDKKSFVPKYQLRCPALRSSITYSSTQGTQTTLPVLTIPIANRMQSVSKSSDVLHNVYVAQPCHQIVGNKTQSIILPIGLQNNRPSQNQPGAPQLPQILITHELIHPSPSVASKGSLYNLHVVNTDTKTVPDMNKDRPPASAGLQVKHSLVSNTQNHFGETQIAPSLGSLHCTQKMAAVTLCPQQEPIASSKRMLSPANSLDIAMEKHQKRAKDEHGAACLTDGRSVNYLNSNMAEVTRQRKLMLVRQVCATESSDSPIETVAPPLQHEKPEDEKNAQTPNNLKTMTPESTEQDKPSTVVAQLQPSFALTTSPGSHVSAVPANACLKPQDKSEEQKWPPAKCPIRPSTFHGQVKLASSVSVVNTRDSHRLSFPSLKTTTTFTWCYLMKRKPLHVPQMDQKISAYSTWAVSPNNPHPLGLPTKVVMSLFNSKQNSKKIHYTEAITTSMKSDILAYSSKLKDVMPKVLKHQKSLTAENNSKVKPETQVSSESDKDSSSSKLEPRRVKIFDGGLKSNEEYVYVRGRGRGKYICEDCGIRCKKPSMLRKHIRTHSDVRPYHCTHCNFSFKTKGNLTKHMKSKAHSKKCIEMGVEDQDAEDSGDHSQVGSTDRPDSDGEDSEGADDDNEDDNEEEEDDSQAESGLSTNPSVSASPQHIPSSLQAELPPSSLLAQLSIHHHPAALSLPQPPASDSHTHDASDTESVPMLSPVSLVKQMSISGGFSSPLPYSPPPHTSGTESVPMMSPVSPCRQMSIDYPDFDVPPCPPAPGKSCSKLSQDGTLALSVSDPGVPVGTDVSTQTSSYGLQTSSYGLQTSSYSPLHFPSQGPTQGPGATQGTNTHLFSHLPLHSQQPSHSPYNMVPVGGIQLVPAGLAAYSTFVPIQAGPVQLTIPAVSVIHRNTSPLPFPNSSHSPEADGMVSPSSPVNQSLVVQEPISSIMPCFPLGQVAGLGLVAGLGQGQVAGQVPGLGQVTGLGQVVGLPALGASHQTLQSMGLETLTLTSSEGLTSTQLLSQRGLSLNATLGLHVLAHTPTSQSRTVPHHHTHISGLQILNIAVPTLIPSLSPLSGLSPLAGPFERQGSLDAPGAPRAPQPSSQTEIGPSVSCLSAASHPTATLRGSPAQELASSCSRSGSGGSGGFRGSDDTQTSEKKERVTTSLAQPAPAPAPAPAPDRGLDKNKKPPAEGASEPVTPRRQSMPSRQQETEDYNDDSASSDDEDRLVIAT